In Silene latifolia isolate original U9 population chromosome 3, ASM4854445v1, whole genome shotgun sequence, a single window of DNA contains:
- the LOC141647725 gene encoding putative inactive shikimate kinase like 2, chloroplastic isoform X2, which yields MAVTWWLRVGGMSWKTTMSMKSTSCCACIPTTNSIHLNSQVRPISFPCLSVRNPKRNATFVSCHNVSMLPPSNTTQYEFTDGPADVELRLLLRGLGVESSKDIRVDVDDNSLTVTVNQSQTLMETKQLYGRIKAGETIWYLDDDQLVINLRKQDQDLKWPDIVESWESLSVGVLQLLKGTAIYLVGESSEINQKVAEELAVGLGYTPLDTKGLLETFGKKSIESWLDTEGSDSLAAAEEAVLESLSSHVRAVVATLGGKHGAAGKAEKWRHLYAGFTVWLSQSEARDEDSAKDEARKQVYDGSQAYSKADVVVKFHGWDPTHAKVVAQASLSALKQLILSDKKLPGKKSLYIRLGCRGDWPNIKPPGWDPSSGNDVTSGAM from the exons ATGGCGGTAACATGGTGGTTAAGGGTTGGAGGAATGAGTTGGAAGACGACGATGAGCATGAAGTCTACATCTTGTTGTGCATGTATTCCAACTACAAATTCCATCCATCTTAATTCTCAGGTCCGCCCAATTAGTTTCCCTTGTTTGTCTGTCCGCAATCCCAAAAGAAACGCCACCTTTGTTTCCTGTCACAATGTATCTATGCTTCCCCCGTCTAACACTACCCAATACGAGTTTACTGACGGCCCTGCTGATGTCGAGTTAAGGTTACTGCTACGAGGTTTGGGTGTTGAAAGCTCAAAGGATATACGGGTTGATGTCGATGATAACTCCTTGACTGTAACAGTAAACCAATCCCAAACATTGATGGAAACCAAGCAGCTCTATGGAAGAATTAAGGCCGGTGAAACAATATG GTATTTGGATGATGATCAATTGGTTATCAACTTGAGGAAACAAGACCAAGACTTGAAATGGCCTGATATTGTCGAATCTTGGGAGTCCCTTAGTGTCGGTGTCTTGCAGCTTTTGAAAGGAACAGCAATCTATTTAGTTGGTGAATCATCTGAAATCAATCAGAAGGTTGCCGAGGAGCTTGCAGTCGGTTTAGG TTACACACCGCTTGATACAAAGGGTTTGTTGGAGACATTTGGAAAGAAAAGTATTGAATCTT GGCTTGATACTGAAGGATCAGACTCTTTGGCAGCAGCAGAGGAGGCAGTTCTAGAGAGTCTAAGTAG CCATGTCCGAGCTGTTGTTGCAACATTAGGTGGCAAGCATGGAGCTGCTGGAAAGGCAGAGAAATGGCGTCATTTATATGCAGGATTTACTGTCTGGCTATCACAATCTGAGGCAAGAG ATGAGGATTCTGCCAAAGATGAAGCAAGAAAGCAAGTTTATGATGGAAGTCAAGCTTATTCGAAAGCGGATGTGGTCGTTAAGTTTCATGGTTGGGACCCCACTCATGCCAAAGTTGTGGCCCAGGCTTCTCTGAGTGCCTTAAAACAGCTTATCCTGTCAGATAAAAAGCTCCCAG
- the LOC141647725 gene encoding putative inactive shikimate kinase like 2, chloroplastic isoform X1, with protein MAVTWWLRVGGMSWKTTMSMKSTSCCACIPTTNSIHLNSQVRPISFPCLSVRNPKRNATFVSCHNVSMLPPSNTTQYEFTDGPADVELRLLLRGLGVESSKDIRVDVDDNSLTVTVNQSQTLMETKQLYGRIKAGETIWYLDDDQLVINLRKQDQDLKWPDIVESWESLSVGVLQLLKGTAIYLVGESSEINQKVAEELAVGLGYTPLDTKGLLETFGKKSIESWLDTEGSDSLAAAEEAVLESLSFLCVWCYSHVRAVVATLGGKHGAAGKAEKWRHLYAGFTVWLSQSEARDEDSAKDEARKQVYDGSQAYSKADVVVKFHGWDPTHAKVVAQASLSALKQLILSDKKLPGKKSLYIRLGCRGDWPNIKPPGWDPSSGNDVTSGAM; from the exons ATGGCGGTAACATGGTGGTTAAGGGTTGGAGGAATGAGTTGGAAGACGACGATGAGCATGAAGTCTACATCTTGTTGTGCATGTATTCCAACTACAAATTCCATCCATCTTAATTCTCAGGTCCGCCCAATTAGTTTCCCTTGTTTGTCTGTCCGCAATCCCAAAAGAAACGCCACCTTTGTTTCCTGTCACAATGTATCTATGCTTCCCCCGTCTAACACTACCCAATACGAGTTTACTGACGGCCCTGCTGATGTCGAGTTAAGGTTACTGCTACGAGGTTTGGGTGTTGAAAGCTCAAAGGATATACGGGTTGATGTCGATGATAACTCCTTGACTGTAACAGTAAACCAATCCCAAACATTGATGGAAACCAAGCAGCTCTATGGAAGAATTAAGGCCGGTGAAACAATATG GTATTTGGATGATGATCAATTGGTTATCAACTTGAGGAAACAAGACCAAGACTTGAAATGGCCTGATATTGTCGAATCTTGGGAGTCCCTTAGTGTCGGTGTCTTGCAGCTTTTGAAAGGAACAGCAATCTATTTAGTTGGTGAATCATCTGAAATCAATCAGAAGGTTGCCGAGGAGCTTGCAGTCGGTTTAGG TTACACACCGCTTGATACAAAGGGTTTGTTGGAGACATTTGGAAAGAAAAGTATTGAATCTT GGCTTGATACTGAAGGATCAGACTCTTTGGCAGCAGCAGAGGAGGCAGTTCTAGAGAGTCTAA GCTTTTTATGTGTGTGGTGCTACAGCCATGTCCGAGCTGTTGTTGCAACATTAGGTGGCAAGCATGGAGCTGCTGGAAAGGCAGAGAAATGGCGTCATTTATATGCAGGATTTACTGTCTGGCTATCACAATCTGAGGCAAGAG ATGAGGATTCTGCCAAAGATGAAGCAAGAAAGCAAGTTTATGATGGAAGTCAAGCTTATTCGAAAGCGGATGTGGTCGTTAAGTTTCATGGTTGGGACCCCACTCATGCCAAAGTTGTGGCCCAGGCTTCTCTGAGTGCCTTAAAACAGCTTATCCTGTCAGATAAAAAGCTCCCAG